From a region of the Gossypium raimondii isolate GPD5lz chromosome 10, ASM2569854v1, whole genome shotgun sequence genome:
- the LOC105776929 gene encoding ATP-citrate synthase beta chain protein 2 — protein MATGQLFSRTTQALFYNYKQLPIQRMLDFDFLCGRETPSVAGIINPGAEGFQKLFFGQEEIAIPVHSTIEAACAAHPTADVFINFASYRSAAASSMSALKQPTIRVVAIIAEGVPESDTKQLIAYARSNNKVVIGPATVGGIQAGAFKIGDTAGTIDNIVHCKLYRPGSVGFVSKSGGMSNEMYNTIARVTDGIYEGIAIGGDVFPGSTLSDHILRFNNIPQVKMMVVLGELGGRDEYSLVEALKQGKVNKPVVAWVSGTCARLFKSEVQFGHAGAKSGGEMESAQAKNQALREAGAVVPTSYEALEATIKETFEQLVEEGKITPVKEVKPPQIPEDLNSAIKSGKVRAPTHIISTISDDRGEEPCYAGVPMSSIVEQGLGVGDVISLLWFKRSLPRYCTKFIEICIMLCADHGPCVSGAHNTIVTARAGKDLVSSLVSGLLTIGPRFGGAIDDAARYFKDAYDRGLTPYEFVESMKKKGIRVPGIGHRIKRGDNRDKRVELLQLFARTNFPSVKYMEYAVQVETYTLSKANNLVLNVDGAIGSLFLDLLAGSGMFTKQEIDEIVEIGYLNGLFVLARSIGLIGHTFDQKRLKQPLYRHPWEDVLYTK, from the exons ATGGCCACCGGACAGTTGTTTTCTCGAACAACTCAAGCCTTATTCTATAACTACAAACAACTTCCTATTCAACGCATGCTTGATTTCGATTTCCTTTGCG GGAGGGAAACACCGTCCGTCGCTGGTATCATTAATCCTGGTGCCGAGGGATTTCAGAAACTCTTCTTTGGTCAAGAGGAAATAGCGATCCCAGTGCATTCAAC CATTGAGGCAGCATGTGCTGCACATCCAACTGCCGATGTTTTTATTAACTTTGCATCATATCGAAG tGCTGCTGCTTCGTCCATGTCTGCTCTGAAACAACCTACCATTCGAGTTGTTGCTATAATTGCTGAAGGTGTTCCTGAATCAGACACCAAACAGTTGATTGCATATGCACGTTCCAACAACAAG GTTGTTATTGGCCCAGCTACTGTTGGAGGAATTCAAGCTGGAGCTTTTAAGATAGGTGACACTGCTGGAACAATTGACAATATTGTTCACTGCAAGCTGTACAGGCCTGGATCTGTTGGCTTTGTCTCCAAATCT GGTGGCATGTCGAATGAAATGTACAACACTATTGCCCGTGTTACAGATGGAATTTATGAAG GCATAGCTATTGGAGGAGATGTCTTCCCAGGATCCACCTTATCCGACCATATTTTGAGATTTAACAACATTCCACAG GTCAAGATGATGGTTGTCCTTGGAGAACTTGGTGGACGAGATGAGTATTCCTTAGTTGAAGCCCTGAAACAGGGAAAAGTGAACAAACCAGTGGTTGCTTGGGTCAGTGGAACTTGTGCACGACTCTTCAAATCAGAAGTACAGTTTGGTCATGCT GGAGCTAAGAGTGGTGGTGAGATGGAGTCTGCACAGGCAAAGAATCAAGCACTAAGGGAAGCTGGAGCTGTTGTTCCCACTTCATATGAAGCTCTGGAAGCTACAATCAAGGAAACATTTGAGCAACTG GTTGAAGAAGGGAAGATTACACCGGTCAAGGAAGTTAAGCCTCCACAAATCCCAGAAGATCTTAACAGTGCTATTAAGAGCGGGAAAGTTCGTGCTCCAACTCATATTATTTCGACCATCTCTGATGACAGAG GGGAGGAACCATGCTATGCTGGTGTGCCCATGTCTTCCATTGTTGAGCAAGGTCTTGGTGTTGGTGATGTCATTTCTCTCTTGTGGTTCAAACGAAGCCTTCCACGATACTGTACTAAATTTATTGAG ATATGCATCATGCTCTGTGCTGACCATGGTCCCTGTGTCTCTGGTGCGCACAACACTATAGTGACTGCAAGAGCTGGGAAGGACCTTGTGTCCAGTCTTGTGTCAGGTTTGCTTACAATTGGTCCTCGCTTTGGTGGTGCAATTGATGATGCTGCACGATACTTTAAAGATGCTTACGATAGG GGTCTTACACCTTATGAATTTGTTGAAAGCATGAAAAAGAAGGGCATCCGTGTGCCTGGAATTGGTCACAG GATCAAGAGAGGGGACAACAGAGATAAGAGAGTAGAGCTTCTCCAACTGTTTGCTCGCACAAATTTCCCATCTGTGAAGTACATGGAATATGCCGTTCAAGTTGAAACCTACACTCTCTCAAAGGCTAACAACCTTGTCCTCAACGTGGATGGTGCCATCGGGTCACTTTTCTTGGATCTTCTTGCTGGTAGTGGAATGTTCACAAAGCAAGAGATTGATGAGATTGTTGAGATTGGCTACCTAAATGGGCTCTTTGTGCTAGCACGATCCATTGGTTTGATTGG GCACACTTTCGATCAGAAGAGACTGAAGCAGCCACTATACCGTCACCCATGGGAAGATGTTCTCTACACTAAGTGA